The following are from one region of the Aquirufa lenticrescens genome:
- a CDS encoding amidohydrolase family protein, with protein sequence MKKFQPFWLGALFLFVSTSLFSQVTFPINDVASPSNGYYAFTNATIVKDAKTTLTKATLVIKNGKIESVGAVAVPKDAVVIDCGGKYIYPSFIDLYSDYGMNPVAPGGGGFRSPSQMISNTKGPYSWNQAIKSEVSHAKLFEVNDSKAKELRKLGFGTVLTHHMDGISRGTGVFVSLAKQRENLVVLKEKASAHYSFNKGSSTQDYPGSLMGSIALLRQNFLDAAWYKSKPAKEGTNLSLASFNEIQALPQIFEVTDKWSALRADKIGDEFGVQYIIKASGNEYQRIDEMKASNAKFILPLDFPQVMDLEDPTDARFVNVADMKHWELAPTNPATFEKAGLSFAITANGLKDVSSFMPNLRKAIQYGLSEQKALEALTSIPATILGVSDMVGSLDAGKLANFVITNGPVFAEKTTIIENWVQGDAYPIAKEQWNSLAGKYDLQLGANKATLSISGEPGGYKVQILAKDTTSVDFTQKESLINLSFSSKADKGKRTRLTGTFGDASFAGTGQLANGDWVSWKAKASAAADTVTKKAGKKEDKLELGSVIYPFAGYGTPKPATVETILIKNATVWTNEKSGVLKDSDVLLKNGKIAAIGKGLKDPTARVIDGTGKHVTAGIIDEHSHVAGTGGINECSQSVTAEVRIQDVIDPDDVDIYRQLSGGVTSSHILHGSCNTIGGQTQLLKFRWGANAEGMKFANWDPFIKFALGENVKRSWNTSNPRFPDTRMGVEQVLMDAFTRARDYEKQGPGKRIDLELETLVEILNHKRFITCHSYVQSEINAMMKVADHFGFTVNTFTHILEGYKVADIMAKHGANASTFSDWWTYKMEVTDAIPQNAYLMQKTGVNVAINSDDAEMARRLNQEAAKSVKYAGMSEEEALKMVTLNPAKMLHVADRVGSIKEGKDADIVVWSDNPLSIYAKSEHTIVDGAVVFDRAADLIRQAELKAEKQRLVQKMIGAKKGGASTRPATPSYKAENECEEDHHHGNSIWDRISNRWANTEN encoded by the coding sequence ATGAAAAAATTTCAACCTTTTTGGCTGGGAGCCCTGTTCCTCTTCGTGAGCACGTCTCTCTTTTCTCAAGTCACTTTCCCGATTAATGACGTCGCAAGTCCGTCGAATGGCTATTATGCCTTCACAAATGCGACCATCGTGAAAGATGCAAAAACGACTTTAACCAAGGCGACTTTGGTGATTAAAAACGGCAAGATCGAATCGGTCGGAGCTGTGGCAGTCCCTAAAGACGCGGTGGTGATCGATTGTGGCGGTAAGTATATTTACCCCTCTTTTATTGATCTTTACAGTGATTACGGGATGAATCCCGTAGCACCTGGTGGCGGCGGATTCCGTTCACCCTCTCAAATGATTTCGAACACAAAAGGCCCTTATTCTTGGAATCAGGCCATCAAATCGGAGGTTTCGCACGCGAAATTGTTCGAAGTGAATGATTCGAAGGCGAAGGAATTGCGCAAGCTGGGCTTTGGCACGGTTTTGACCCACCATATGGACGGTATCTCTCGTGGAACCGGCGTTTTTGTGAGCTTAGCGAAGCAAAGAGAAAACTTGGTGGTCTTGAAAGAGAAAGCTTCGGCGCATTATTCCTTTAATAAGGGATCGTCGACGCAGGATTATCCGGGCTCTTTGATGGGTTCGATTGCGCTTTTACGCCAAAACTTCTTAGACGCCGCTTGGTACAAATCGAAGCCGGCGAAAGAGGGAACAAATTTGTCTTTGGCCTCTTTTAACGAGATTCAAGCGCTTCCTCAAATCTTCGAGGTAACAGATAAGTGGTCTGCTTTACGGGCGGACAAAATCGGTGATGAGTTTGGTGTTCAATACATTATCAAAGCGAGTGGTAACGAATACCAACGTATTGATGAGATGAAAGCGTCGAATGCGAAATTCATTTTGCCTTTGGACTTCCCGCAAGTGATGGATTTAGAGGATCCGACGGACGCGCGTTTCGTGAATGTGGCGGATATGAAGCACTGGGAATTAGCGCCTACGAACCCAGCTACTTTTGAGAAAGCGGGTCTTTCATTTGCTATCACGGCGAATGGATTAAAAGATGTGAGTAGTTTTATGCCAAATCTCCGTAAGGCGATTCAATACGGTTTGAGCGAGCAAAAGGCGCTTGAGGCGTTGACTTCAATCCCAGCAACAATCTTAGGTGTTTCTGACATGGTCGGAAGTCTGGATGCAGGCAAACTAGCGAACTTCGTGATCACAAATGGTCCCGTTTTCGCGGAAAAAACGACTATCATTGAGAACTGGGTGCAAGGCGATGCGTATCCGATTGCGAAGGAACAATGGAATTCGTTGGCAGGAAAATATGATTTACAATTAGGTGCGAACAAGGCGACTTTGAGCATCTCAGGCGAGCCAGGAGGGTATAAGGTTCAGATTTTGGCCAAAGACACTACTTCAGTTGATTTCACCCAAAAAGAATCCTTAATCAACTTAAGCTTCTCTTCAAAAGCAGACAAAGGTAAGCGCACACGCTTAACGGGAACATTCGGAGACGCGAGCTTCGCGGGAACAGGCCAATTAGCGAACGGCGACTGGGTTTCTTGGAAAGCAAAGGCTTCCGCGGCGGCAGATACGGTAACGAAAAAAGCAGGTAAGAAAGAAGATAAATTAGAATTAGGATCTGTGATCTACCCATTTGCGGGATACGGAACACCTAAGCCAGCGACGGTCGAAACGATCTTGATCAAGAACGCGACGGTTTGGACGAATGAAAAATCAGGCGTTTTAAAGGACAGCGATGTACTTTTAAAGAACGGCAAAATCGCGGCGATCGGGAAAGGATTGAAAGATCCAACGGCGCGCGTGATCGACGGAACAGGCAAACACGTAACGGCGGGGATCATCGACGAGCACTCGCACGTAGCGGGAACCGGCGGCATTAACGAATGTTCGCAATCAGTAACGGCTGAGGTACGTATCCAAGACGTGATCGATCCAGATGATGTGGATATCTACCGTCAATTGAGTGGTGGCGTAACGTCTAGCCACATTTTGCACGGATCATGTAACACGATTGGTGGCCAAACGCAATTATTGAAGTTCCGTTGGGGTGCGAACGCCGAGGGAATGAAGTTTGCGAACTGGGATCCATTTATCAAATTCGCATTGGGCGAGAACGTAAAACGCTCTTGGAATACTTCGAATCCGCGTTTCCCAGACACGCGTATGGGTGTGGAGCAGGTGTTGATGGATGCGTTCACACGTGCGAGAGACTATGAAAAACAAGGTCCTGGCAAGCGCATTGACTTGGAATTAGAGACTTTGGTGGAGATTTTGAACCACAAACGTTTCATCACGTGCCACTCGTATGTACAGAGCGAAATTAACGCGATGATGAAGGTAGCGGATCATTTTGGATTCACGGTGAACACGTTTACCCACATTTTGGAAGGTTATAAAGTAGCTGATATTATGGCCAAACACGGTGCGAATGCCTCTACTTTCTCCGATTGGTGGACGTATAAAATGGAGGTAACGGATGCGATTCCACAAAATGCGTACCTGATGCAGAAGACGGGCGTGAATGTGGCGATTAATTCGGATGATGCGGAAATGGCGCGTCGTTTGAACCAAGAAGCAGCGAAATCAGTGAAATACGCGGGGATGTCGGAGGAAGAAGCCTTGAAAATGGTGACGTTGAATCCTGCCAAAATGTTACACGTCGCTGACCGCGTCGGTTCTATCAAGGAAGGTAAGGATGCCGATATCGTGGTTTGGTCAGACAATCCATTATCGATTTATGCGAAATCGGAGCACACGATCGTAGATGGCGCCGTAGTTTTCGATCGCGCGGCAGATTTGATTCGCCAAGCGGAATTGAAAGCGGAAAAACAACGCTTAGTGCAAAAGATGATCGGCGCGAAAAAAGGCGGCGCATCGACTCGTCCAGCGACTCCATCCTACAAGGCGGAGAACGAATGCGAGGAGGATCACCACCACGGAAACAGTATTTGGGACCGTATTTCGAACCGTTGGGCTAACACTGAAAACTAA
- the cysM gene encoding cysteine synthase CysM, producing MSQLLDLVGNTPLVELSRLNPNPKVKIYGKLEGNNPGGSVKDRAAKNMIEGAIQRGELKAGMKLIEATSGNTGIALAMIARLYDIEIELAMPANSTRERVLTMEAFGATVTLTETIESARDYAVEKAASGEFFMLNQFENPDNYLAHYKTTGPEIFRDTNGTITHFVSSMGTTGTIMGTSMYLKEQNPAIQIVGCQPTDGSKIPGIRRWPIEYRPKIYDPSRVDRVMDISEADATAMTRALAKVEGVFGGMSSGGSVLASLRLATELEEGVIVCIICDRGDRYLSSGLFGE from the coding sequence ATGAGCCAGCTATTAGATTTAGTCGGAAACACTCCCTTAGTCGAATTATCGCGCTTGAACCCGAACCCGAAGGTCAAGATTTACGGGAAATTAGAGGGGAACAATCCAGGCGGATCCGTGAAAGATCGTGCCGCGAAAAACATGATCGAAGGCGCCATCCAGCGCGGGGAATTAAAGGCGGGAATGAAGCTCATCGAAGCGACCTCTGGCAACACGGGAATCGCGCTGGCGATGATTGCCCGTTTATATGACATCGAAATTGAATTAGCGATGCCGGCAAATTCTACGCGCGAACGCGTGTTGACGATGGAAGCTTTCGGAGCTACCGTAACGCTGACAGAAACCATCGAATCAGCCCGTGACTATGCCGTTGAAAAGGCAGCCTCAGGTGAGTTCTTTATGTTGAATCAGTTCGAGAATCCAGATAATTATTTAGCCCATTACAAAACGACAGGACCCGAAATTTTCCGCGACACGAATGGCACAATCACGCACTTCGTGAGTTCTATGGGCACCACGGGTACCATTATGGGCACCTCGATGTACTTAAAAGAACAAAATCCAGCCATCCAAATCGTAGGCTGCCAGCCCACAGACGGCTCTAAAATCCCTGGCATCCGCCGCTGGCCTATTGAATACCGGCCTAAAATCTATGACCCGTCTCGCGTAGACCGCGTGATGGATATTTCAGAAGCAGATGCCACCGCGATGACGCGTGCGCTCGCTAAAGTCGAAGGCGTGTTCGGAGGCATGAGCAGTGGCGGCAGTGTTTTGGCCAGCTTACGCTTAGCGACTGAGTTAGAGGAAGGTGTGATCGTGTGCATCATTTGCGACCGCGGAGATCGCTATTTATCGAGCGGCCTTTTCGGCGAATAA
- the lptB gene encoding LPS export ABC transporter ATP-binding protein: MILRTENLVKKYGQRLVNDHISYQVAQGEIVGLLGPNGAGKTTSFYIATGLVKPNEGKVFLDDLDVTDLPMYKRARLGIGYLAQEASVFRTLSVEENIQAVLEMTDLSKAAQKEKVESLLEEFSLTHVRKSLGQVLSGGERRRTEIARALAVDPKFILLDEPFAGVDPIAVEEIQTIVSKLKYRNIGILITDHNVDETLSITDRAYLLFEGKILKAGTPRELADDEQVRRLYLGKNFKLRENQR, translated from the coding sequence ATGATTTTACGGACAGAGAATTTAGTCAAGAAATACGGCCAACGATTAGTGAATGATCACATTTCGTATCAGGTGGCGCAAGGGGAGATTGTGGGTTTATTGGGGCCAAATGGTGCGGGTAAAACTACGTCTTTTTACATCGCTACGGGATTAGTGAAGCCGAATGAGGGGAAAGTGTTCTTAGATGATTTGGACGTAACAGACTTGCCTATGTATAAGAGGGCAAGGCTTGGAATCGGGTATTTAGCGCAGGAGGCGTCGGTTTTTAGGACGCTGAGTGTGGAGGAAAATATTCAGGCGGTGTTAGAGATGACGGATTTGTCGAAGGCGGCGCAGAAAGAGAAGGTGGAGAGTTTGTTGGAGGAGTTTTCTTTAACGCATGTGCGCAAGAGTTTAGGCCAGGTGCTTTCTGGGGGTGAGAGGAGAAGAACGGAGATTGCGAGGGCGCTGGCGGTGGATCCCAAGTTTATTCTGTTAGATGAGCCGTTTGCGGGGGTCGATCCCATCGCGGTGGAGGAGATTCAGACGATCGTGTCGAAGTTGAAATACCGGAATATTGGGATTTTGATTACAGATCATAATGTGGATGAGACGTTGTCGATTACGGATAGGGCTTATTTGCTTTTTGAGGGAAAGATTTTGAAGGCGGGGACGCCACGAGAATTAGCGGATGACGAACAAGTTCGTCGTTTGTATTTAGGTAAAAACTTTAAGCTTAGAGAAAATCAGCGATGA
- a CDS encoding TylF/MycF/NovP-related O-methyltransferase, whose protein sequence is MRKFLLNLIEQFGYKVTKFDRKAAGPYADILDKTFWSFYEKCQPYTMTSVERMFALYQATNYVIDQHIPGDFVECGVWRGGSSLMVAQVLAHRGVSDRHLYLYDTFEGMSEPTAEDVDFRGQKADQMLEQTQDQKETSVWCLANLDDVKLTMSNSSFPAENIHYVEGKVEDTIPVTVPTGAIALLRLDTDWYTSTKHELIHLYPSLSESGVMIIDDYGHWEGCRKAVDEYFAEQKNSILLQRIDYTGRLAIKK, encoded by the coding sequence ATGCGCAAATTCCTTCTAAACCTTATTGAACAATTCGGTTACAAAGTCACCAAATTCGATCGCAAGGCCGCTGGGCCTTACGCGGATATTCTGGACAAAACCTTTTGGAGCTTTTATGAGAAATGCCAGCCCTACACGATGACCTCGGTGGAGCGGATGTTTGCCTTATATCAAGCAACGAATTATGTGATTGATCAACATATTCCGGGGGATTTTGTGGAATGTGGCGTGTGGCGCGGGGGATCTTCGCTGATGGTGGCGCAGGTTTTGGCGCACCGCGGGGTGAGCGATCGCCACCTCTATTTATACGATACTTTCGAGGGGATGTCTGAACCTACGGCGGAGGATGTGGATTTTAGGGGCCAAAAAGCGGACCAAATGCTCGAGCAAACACAAGACCAGAAGGAGACTTCGGTTTGGTGTTTGGCAAACTTAGACGATGTGAAATTAACGATGTCGAACAGTTCATTTCCTGCAGAAAATATCCATTACGTGGAGGGTAAAGTCGAAGACACGATTCCTGTCACAGTTCCCACAGGCGCCATCGCCCTGTTACGTTTAGATACGGACTGGTACACTTCTACGAAACACGAATTGATTCATTTATATCCTTCTTTAAGCGAAAGCGGCGTTATGATCATCGACGATTATGGCCACTGGGAGGGCTGCCGAAAAGCGGTGGACGAGTATTTCGCAGAGCAAAAGAATTCGATTTTATTACAGAGAATTGACTACACGGGCCGTTTGGCGATAAAAAAATAA
- a CDS encoding glycoside hydrolase family 95 protein: protein MRILFLTLLAFSTFAQQKQQKPMRLWYDKPATYFEEALVLGNGKQGATVFGGTKSDKIFLNDLTLWSGEPMDPYMNKEAYKNLPAVREALRQENYKAADSLVRKIQGKFSESYAPLGTLYVDFNHENPTEYRRELNLDKAVSTVHYHAGTNEIRKEYFFSHPDNVFVIHLTSKEKKGLNFTVQFKSLLRYSTKSTINHLHAKGTAPVRADPNYVRKQGNPIMFDDSKGTRFASDILIQSADGKVVRTDSTLQMVGGTDATILVTMATSFNGFDKSPSKEGLNEDDLSEKRLQAASFKGAEQLLARHLADYQPYFKRVNLSLPADNAPELPTDERLRRYAKGEKDNYLETLYFQFGRYLLISSSRTPGVPANLQGLWNPHIRPPWSSNYTMNINAEENYWLAENTNLSEMHTPFLGFLENLEKTGRITAKTFYDAPGWVVHHNSDIWAMSNPVGDFGNGDPSWANWPMGATWASTHLWEHYLFTQDKKFLEAKAYPLMRGAAEFCLYWLIEDKNGRLITSPSTSPENKFITPTGYQGATAYGATADLAMIRELFLDLIAAEKILQKDPAFQATLEKALSKMLPYQVGAKGNLQEWYFDWEDTDPKHRHQSHLYGLYPGTHVTLAETPTIAAAAKKTLEIKGDETTGWSKGWRINLWARLRDGDHAYKMYRELLKYVEPDGVKVNYARGGGTYPNLFDAHPPFQIDGNFGGSAAVAEMLVQSTPELIETLPALPAAWASEGSVSGLKTRGGFEISMSWKDGKVTSLHLKGLKGSAAKVKVNGEIKSLLIKTGEVHVL from the coding sequence ATGCGCATACTATTCTTAACCCTTTTAGCCTTCAGCACCTTCGCACAGCAAAAACAACAGAAGCCCATGCGATTGTGGTACGATAAGCCGGCGACCTATTTTGAAGAGGCGCTTGTGCTCGGAAATGGGAAGCAGGGTGCGACGGTTTTTGGCGGAACAAAGAGCGATAAAATCTTCTTGAATGACCTGACTTTGTGGTCTGGGGAGCCGATGGATCCATATATGAATAAGGAGGCGTATAAAAATTTGCCGGCAGTTCGCGAGGCATTGCGTCAGGAAAATTACAAGGCGGCGGATTCTTTGGTCCGTAAAATCCAAGGTAAATTCTCGGAGTCGTATGCGCCTCTGGGAACCTTATATGTCGACTTTAACCATGAGAATCCGACGGAATACCGCCGCGAATTGAATTTAGACAAGGCGGTTTCGACGGTGCATTACCACGCGGGTACGAACGAGATTCGCAAGGAATATTTCTTTTCGCATCCGGACAATGTGTTCGTGATTCACTTAACGAGTAAGGAGAAAAAGGGGTTGAACTTTACGGTTCAATTCAAGTCCTTGTTGCGTTATTCGACGAAATCGACCATTAATCACCTACATGCAAAGGGCACGGCGCCGGTTCGAGCGGATCCGAATTATGTCCGCAAGCAAGGGAATCCCATTATGTTCGATGATTCAAAAGGAACACGTTTTGCATCCGATATTTTGATTCAGTCGGCGGATGGAAAAGTAGTTCGCACGGATTCGACCTTGCAGATGGTGGGCGGAACGGACGCGACGATTTTAGTGACGATGGCGACGAGTTTTAATGGCTTTGATAAGAGCCCATCGAAGGAGGGTTTGAATGAAGATGACTTGTCAGAAAAGCGTTTGCAAGCGGCCAGCTTTAAGGGTGCGGAGCAATTATTGGCGCGCCATTTAGCGGATTACCAGCCGTATTTCAAGCGCGTGAACTTGAGTTTGCCAGCGGATAATGCACCGGAATTGCCTACGGATGAGCGTTTACGTCGTTATGCCAAAGGCGAAAAGGACAACTACCTCGAAACCTTATACTTCCAGTTTGGGCGGTATTTATTGATCTCAAGCTCGCGGACGCCGGGCGTACCAGCGAACTTGCAAGGACTGTGGAATCCACATATTCGACCACCTTGGTCAAGTAATTATACGATGAATATTAATGCCGAAGAGAATTATTGGCTGGCAGAAAATACGAATTTGAGTGAGATGCATACGCCGTTTTTGGGCTTCCTAGAGAACCTAGAAAAGACGGGGCGCATTACGGCAAAAACGTTTTACGATGCGCCGGGTTGGGTGGTTCACCACAATTCAGATATTTGGGCGATGTCGAATCCAGTGGGAGATTTCGGAAACGGTGACCCCAGTTGGGCGAACTGGCCGATGGGCGCGACCTGGGCTTCGACCCATTTGTGGGAACATTATTTGTTCACACAGGACAAGAAATTCTTAGAGGCTAAGGCCTATCCATTGATGCGCGGTGCGGCGGAATTCTGCCTGTATTGGTTAATTGAAGACAAAAATGGTCGCTTGATCACGTCTCCATCAACTTCACCAGAGAATAAATTCATCACGCCTACGGGCTACCAAGGAGCGACGGCCTACGGGGCGACGGCGGATTTAGCGATGATTCGCGAGTTGTTTTTGGACTTAATCGCGGCTGAAAAGATCCTTCAAAAAGACCCGGCCTTTCAGGCGACTTTAGAAAAGGCTTTATCGAAAATGCTTCCTTATCAAGTAGGTGCGAAAGGGAATCTGCAAGAATGGTATTTCGACTGGGAGGACACGGATCCGAAGCACCGCCACCAATCGCATTTATACGGTTTATATCCGGGAACGCACGTGACATTGGCAGAAACGCCAACGATTGCAGCGGCGGCTAAAAAGACCTTAGAGATCAAAGGCGATGAGACAACCGGCTGGTCCAAAGGCTGGAGAATTAACCTCTGGGCACGTCTGCGCGACGGAGATCATGCCTACAAAATGTACCGTGAACTCTTGAAATACGTAGAACCGGACGGCGTAAAAGTAAACTACGCTCGCGGCGGTGGCACTTATCCAAACTTATTCGACGCACACCCTCCATTCCAGATCGATGGAAACTTTGGTGGTTCCGCGGCTGTTGCAGAAATGCTCGTTCAATCAACACCTGAATTAATTGAAACTCTTCCGGCTTTACCGGCGGCTTGGGCTTCTGAGGGATCGGTTTCTGGCTTAAAAACCCGTGGTGGATTCGAGATTTCCATGAGCTGGAAAGACGGCAAAGTGACGTCCCTACACCTGAAAGGACTGAAAGGAAGCGCAGCGAAAGTGAAGGTGAATGGCGAGATTAAAAGTTTGTTGATAAAAACGGGAGAAGTTCACGTTTTGTGA
- a CDS encoding helix-turn-helix transcriptional regulator, whose translation MKTKLVFSTVLIKSRLTLRMTQQEVASAVGVSQSAYNYWESGKHYPNATKIYLLIRVLKIPIEDVFST comes from the coding sequence ATGAAAACCAAACTAGTCTTTTCGACCGTTTTGATCAAGTCCCGCTTGACATTACGGATGACACAACAGGAAGTTGCTTCCGCCGTAGGAGTTTCCCAAAGCGCCTACAATTATTGGGAATCCGGCAAACATTATCCCAACGCCACCAAAATTTACCTCCTCATCCGAGTCTTGAAGATTCCCATCGAGGATGTGTTCTCCACTTAA
- a CDS encoding serine O-acetyltransferase, producing MLPKDFLDKIVAQHQQTPPFPATSDIKKLFTKIVLTLFPEQTRRHFNTTDELKAVWESIENGLESLLYSMKDQLSEDPAVIAHRFLDQIPVIYDLLQTDVEAMVAGDPAATTSYEVIRTYPGFYALAFYRLAHGLHQEKVPLIPRILTEYAHSKTGIDIHPGASIGRYFFMDHGTGIVIGETTVIGERVKIYQGVTLGALSVDKSMASTKRHPTIEDGVVIYSGATILGGETIVGKDSIIGGNVWLTRSVPANTKIYHQENVKVIQD from the coding sequence ATGCTTCCTAAGGACTTTTTAGATAAAATAGTAGCGCAACACCAGCAGACGCCACCTTTCCCGGCGACATCTGACATCAAAAAGTTGTTCACGAAAATCGTTTTGACACTTTTCCCGGAGCAAACGCGCAGGCATTTTAATACAACGGATGAATTGAAAGCCGTTTGGGAAAGCATCGAAAATGGACTTGAAAGTCTGTTGTATTCGATGAAAGACCAGCTTTCAGAAGATCCGGCGGTCATTGCGCACCGCTTTTTAGATCAAATCCCAGTCATATACGACCTCTTGCAAACGGACGTGGAAGCGATGGTGGCGGGCGATCCGGCAGCGACCACTTCCTATGAGGTGATTCGTACCTATCCGGGCTTTTATGCTTTGGCCTTTTACCGCTTAGCGCACGGATTACACCAGGAGAAAGTGCCATTAATTCCGCGGATTTTGACTGAATATGCGCATTCCAAAACCGGTATCGACATCCACCCCGGCGCCAGCATCGGTCGCTATTTCTTTATGGATCACGGCACCGGAATTGTGATTGGGGAAACGACCGTCATTGGAGAACGAGTGAAAATCTACCAAGGCGTAACCCTAGGAGCCCTTTCAGTCGACAAATCGATGGCCTCCACGAAGCGTCATCCTACCATCGAAGACGGCGTAGTGATTTACTCCGGAGCCACGATTTTAGGCGGCGAAACGATTGTAGGGAAAGACTCGATTATAGGCGGAAACGTCTGGTTGACGCGCAGTGTGCCGGCGAACACAAAGATTTACCACCAAGAGAACGTCAAAGTTATCCAAGATTAA
- a CDS encoding amidohydrolase family protein, with amino-acid sequence MKKQIIYTLFFALSGISAFAQETMHPSPAQSKTIVITGGTIHVGNGTIIENGTLVLEKGKIKTVSATPVTISGDVERIDATGKQVYPGLIAPNSSLGLVEFASTKSTIDIEELGEMNPNIRSIVAYNTDSKIINTVRSNGVLLAQITPQGGMIPGSSSVVQLDAWNWQDAAYAMDNGIHFKMPALINRPAAFQRRGANADPVAAGLARLEEARSFFKEAKAYLNEKTHTSTNLKFEATRGLFDGSKPFFVHCDLVKEMLAAINFAKEFNFKLVLVGATDSWMIADILKENKVAVILGEIHSLPAAEDDAVDQPYKTPGMLQKAGVLFSMGFEGGDGNWRQRDLPFHAGTMSAYGMTKEEALSAITLNAAKILGIADRTGSIEAGKDANIIISTGDVLDMRSSVLTNAFIQGRALNLDNKHSQLFERYKYKYNVK; translated from the coding sequence ATGAAAAAACAGATCATATATACTCTTTTCTTTGCGCTTAGCGGGATCTCTGCATTCGCACAAGAAACCATGCACCCATCCCCTGCCCAAAGCAAGACCATCGTCATCACCGGCGGTACCATCCACGTGGGCAACGGAACCATCATCGAAAACGGCACGCTCGTTCTCGAAAAAGGTAAAATCAAAACCGTTTCTGCCACTCCTGTGACTATCTCAGGGGACGTTGAGCGCATCGATGCCACCGGCAAGCAAGTCTATCCAGGCTTAATCGCCCCTAACTCGAGCTTAGGTTTAGTGGAATTCGCTTCCACCAAGTCGACCATCGATATCGAGGAATTAGGCGAAATGAACCCAAACATCCGTTCGATCGTAGCGTATAATACCGATTCGAAAATCATTAACACGGTGCGTTCGAATGGCGTTTTATTAGCGCAAATCACGCCGCAAGGCGGGATGATCCCTGGTTCTTCTAGCGTCGTGCAATTGGATGCTTGGAACTGGCAAGATGCTGCTTACGCGATGGACAATGGCATTCACTTTAAGATGCCGGCCTTGATTAACCGTCCAGCTGCTTTTCAAAGAAGAGGAGCGAACGCGGATCCAGTGGCGGCGGGGTTGGCGCGCCTCGAAGAGGCGCGGTCCTTTTTTAAGGAAGCAAAAGCATATCTGAATGAGAAAACGCATACAAGCACGAACTTGAAGTTCGAAGCTACGAGAGGTCTTTTCGACGGAAGCAAGCCCTTTTTCGTGCACTGCGATTTAGTGAAGGAGATGCTTGCGGCCATTAATTTTGCCAAAGAATTCAACTTCAAACTTGTCCTCGTAGGAGCCACAGACAGCTGGATGATTGCGGATATTTTGAAGGAGAATAAAGTAGCGGTGATTTTGGGAGAAATCCACAGCTTACCCGCTGCAGAAGATGATGCCGTAGATCAACCTTATAAGACACCAGGAATGCTTCAAAAAGCAGGTGTTTTATTCTCCATGGGCTTCGAAGGCGGAGATGGAAACTGGCGCCAACGCGACCTTCCTTTCCACGCTGGAACGATGTCCGCTTATGGGATGACGAAGGAGGAAGCACTTTCAGCTATTACCTTGAACGCTGCTAAAATCCTAGGCATCGCTGACCGCACCGGCAGTATCGAAGCAGGCAAAGACGCGAACATCATCATCTCCACTGGCGATGTGTTAGATATGCGTTCAAGCGTTTTAACGAATGCCTTTATTCAGGGCCGCGCCTTGAATTTAGACAACAAACATTCCCAACTTTTTGAGCGTTATAAGTACAAGTACAACGTGAAATAA